One region of Eubacterium sp. 1001713B170207_170306_E7 genomic DNA includes:
- the eutC gene encoding ethanolamine ammonia-lyase subunit EutC produces the protein MNNQINEKQILEAVMKVLGESKNNNTSLLTESSKNEDLVDITEIDLRKELLIDHPQNGEIYLRLKSRTPARLGIGKAGPRYKTSTMLRIRADLAAARDAVQTMVSPEFIDDLKLPVVKTKAEDKAQYLLRPDLGRIFDEENTKIMKERLKQNPDVQIVIGDGLSSTAIEANIREILPALEQGLNSFGVDPGTPVFVEYSRVGAGDFIAETVGAKLVLILIGERPGVASSESMSCYMTYNPKVGMMESGRTVISNIHQHGTPPAEAGAHIAELVNTMLREKKSGVDLVVESNKTTVC, from the coding sequence ATGAATAATCAAATAAATGAAAAGCAAATATTAGAAGCGGTTATGAAAGTTTTGGGCGAAAGCAAAAACAATAATACTTCTCTTTTAACAGAATCCAGTAAAAATGAAGATCTGGTAGATATTACAGAAATAGATTTGCGTAAAGAGCTCTTGATAGACCATCCCCAAAATGGAGAAATATATCTTCGCTTAAAAAGCAGAACGCCCGCAAGACTTGGCATTGGAAAAGCCGGTCCGCGTTATAAAACATCTACGATGCTGAGAATACGCGCTGATCTTGCTGCTGCGCGCGATGCCGTTCAAACAATGGTTTCTCCAGAATTTATTGATGATCTGAAGTTGCCAGTAGTTAAAACAAAGGCAGAAGATAAAGCTCAGTATTTACTACGTCCAGATTTGGGAAGAATTTTCGATGAAGAAAACACGAAAATCATGAAGGAACGCTTAAAACAAAATCCAGATGTTCAAATTGTCATTGGTGATGGGCTTAGTTCCACAGCGATTGAGGCAAATATCCGTGAAATACTGCCGGCGTTAGAACAAGGGTTGAATTCCTTTGGTGTTGATCCCGGAACACCGGTTTTTGTTGAATACTCCCGTGTGGGAGCAGGTGATTTTATCGCTGAAACCGTTGGCGCAAAACTGGTTTTAATTCTTATCGGAGAAAGGCCAGGGGTGGCTTCATCAGAGAGTATGAGTTGCTATATGACGTATAATCCAAAAGTAGGTATGATGGAATCTGGAAGAACTGTTATTTCTAATATACATCAGCATGGAACACCTCCTGCTGAGGCAGGTGCGCATATTGCGGAACTTGTCAATACCATGTTACGTGAAAAGAAAAGCGGTGTTGATTTAGTCGTTGAATCGAATAAGACAACAGTCTGTTAA
- the eutL gene encoding ethanolamine utilization microcompartment protein EutL: MKGDRIKTYVLSQKLIPNVDKDMFKELKLPDNHRSIGIFTADNDDAAFIAMDDATKKANIQVAYAESTYGGGSCAWSKYGGEVIGIISGPSPDDVRSGLNYIKEFIETKSSLYSVNEDDSVVYYAYNISRIGKFYANSLGLEEGTSLAYVASAPLESMYALDAALKAANVHVAEFWGPPTVTNCGGALLTGTQSACKAAVDAFANAVAFAVDRPLEI, from the coding sequence ATGAAAGGTGATCGTATTAAAACTTATGTCTTAAGTCAAAAGCTAATTCCTAATGTTGATAAAGACATGTTTAAAGAACTAAAATTGCCGGATAATCACCGCAGTATTGGAATTTTTACAGCGGATAACGATGACGCAGCTTTTATCGCAATGGATGATGCTACTAAAAAAGCAAATATTCAGGTTGCTTATGCAGAATCAACCTATGGTGGTGGAAGTTGTGCCTGGTCAAAATATGGTGGAGAAGTTATAGGCATTATTTCGGGCCCGTCCCCAGATGATGTGCGAAGTGGTCTGAACTATATCAAAGAATTTATTGAAACAAAATCTTCCCTTTACAGTGTAAATGAGGATGATTCGGTTGTATATTATGCTTATAATATATCGAGAATTGGTAAATTTTACGCAAACTCTCTTGGACTGGAGGAAGGGACATCTCTTGCTTATGTGGCGTCTGCACCTCTGGAGTCGATGTATGCTCTGGACGCTGCGCTTAAAGCAGCAAATGTTCATGTGGCTGAATTTTGGGGGCCGCCAACAGTTACTAACTGCGGAGGAGCTCTTTTAACAGGAACACAGTCTGCCTGTAAAGCAGCAGTGGATGCTTTTGCCAATGCTGTCGCGTTTGCAGTGGATCGGCCGCTTGAGATTTAA
- a CDS encoding ethanolamine utilization protein EutH, protein MSVSTIIIYIMVAFMFWGAIDKVFLNNRFGYGAQFEEGINTMGPLAMSMVGIMCLAPVIGNILTPIVAPAFNLIGADPAMFSGSLLAIDMGGFPLAQVMTSNQDIVVLSGILLASMLGCTIVFSIPVSLSIVEEKDKTFLAKGMMIGIISIPFGTFIGAMIAGIPVLLTLINIVPAALLSILLAIGLWKIPNGLLKGFSVFSKIITIIIVMSFACAIVEGLTGIVIIPGMDPIGPQLEIIGTIAITLAGAYPLVHFITTTMSKLLSKFGKILGVNDIAVAGMIAALANSIPTFGMVKDMDNRGKVIAIAFAVPAVAALGDHLGYVSANAPEYLLPLVIGKVAAGIIAVLVALLFLKNDKNEAIKVEGE, encoded by the coding sequence ATGAGTGTTAGTACAATTATTATTTATATCATGGTGGCTTTTATGTTTTGGGGAGCCATTGATAAAGTTTTTTTGAATAATCGCTTTGGGTATGGGGCACAGTTTGAAGAAGGCATAAACACAATGGGGCCACTTGCAATGTCTATGGTAGGGATTATGTGTCTAGCGCCTGTTATCGGAAATATTTTAACACCTATTGTCGCGCCTGCTTTTAATTTAATTGGTGCAGATCCGGCAATGTTTTCTGGATCACTATTAGCAATTGACATGGGAGGATTTCCGCTTGCACAGGTCATGACATCAAATCAGGACATTGTAGTTCTTTCGGGTATTTTGCTTGCGTCCATGCTGGGGTGTACCATTGTTTTCTCGATTCCGGTATCTTTGAGTATTGTGGAAGAAAAAGATAAAACTTTTTTGGCAAAAGGTATGATGATTGGTATTATATCCATTCCCTTCGGAACTTTTATTGGTGCCATGATTGCAGGCATACCGGTATTGTTGACATTGATCAATATTGTACCTGCGGCTTTACTCTCCATACTTCTGGCTATTGGATTATGGAAAATTCCAAATGGTTTGCTCAAAGGCTTCAGTGTATTTTCTAAAATTATTACGATCATTATTGTAATGTCTTTTGCATGCGCGATTGTCGAGGGACTGACAGGAATCGTTATTATTCCAGGAATGGACCCGATCGGTCCACAACTTGAAATTATCGGAACAATTGCTATTACTTTAGCAGGCGCTTATCCACTCGTGCATTTCATTACAACAACGATGTCAAAACTTTTATCAAAATTTGGGAAAATTTTGGGTGTCAACGATATTGCAGTGGCTGGGATGATTGCAGCACTGGCAAACAGTATTCCAACCTTTGGAATGGTTAAGGATATGGATAATCGAGGAAAGGTTATTGCAATTGCTTTTGCTGTCCCAGCAGTAGCAGCATTGGGCGATCATTTAGGATATGTCTCTGCCAACGCACCGGAGTATCTTTTACCTTTAGTTATTGGAAAAGTTGCAGCAGGTATTATTGCTGTCCTGGTTGCCCTGCTATTTTTAAAGAATGATAAAAATGAAGCAATTAAAGTGGAAGGAGAATAA
- a CDS encoding cupin domain-containing protein, whose amino-acid sequence MDDKQIYEIIHKVLDELTDNTIKNEALEFEKKVDESGVLCVKTDTVKPEPFDTGKSGDKVFLKDIVTLNESPRLGAGVMEMDHTTFDWTLGYDEFDYIIEGTLCININGRSIIGNKGDVIFIPKGSSIQFSAPQFARFVYITYPADWQ is encoded by the coding sequence ATGGATGATAAACAAATATATGAAATTATTCATAAAGTATTAGATGAATTGACAGATAATACAATTAAAAATGAAGCTTTGGAATTTGAAAAAAAGGTTGATGAGAGTGGTGTGCTCTGTGTAAAAACGGATACCGTAAAGCCTGAACCTTTCGATACTGGAAAATCCGGCGATAAAGTATTTTTAAAAGATATTGTTACATTAAACGAAAGTCCGCGTCTGGGAGCCGGAGTAATGGAAATGGATCATACAACATTCGACTGGACACTCGGGTATGATGAGTTTGACTATATCATAGAAGGCACGCTATGTATCAATATAAATGGCCGCTCCATTATTGGGAATAAAGGTGATGTTATTTTTATTCCCAAGGGGTCTTCAATTCAGTTTTCAGCTCCACAATTTGCAAGATTTGTTTATATCACTTATCCTGCGGATTGGCAATAG
- a CDS encoding DUF2798 domain-containing protein, whose product MPKTKLQEIVYAVLMTFFMVLAMEFYNTGLRMGGMTNEGFFMAFEEMRIMVPVCFVMGYFFMDRIAPKIAFKMVTPGEDKEIFCVIVRAAVTVCLMCPVMSFWATLIFKQPGVQFLAVWLETIVINFPMALCWQVFFCGPLVRFLFRTIFKGQLEKQAVELQE is encoded by the coding sequence ATGCCAAAAACAAAATTACAGGAGATTGTTTACGCGGTTTTAATGACCTTTTTCATGGTGCTGGCCATGGAATTTTATAATACCGGGCTGCGCATGGGGGGAATGACCAACGAGGGATTCTTTATGGCCTTTGAGGAAATGCGGATAATGGTGCCGGTTTGCTTTGTGATGGGCTATTTTTTCATGGACCGGATCGCCCCCAAAATCGCCTTTAAAATGGTAACGCCGGGTGAGGACAAGGAAATATTCTGCGTGATTGTCCGGGCCGCGGTAACGGTCTGTCTGATGTGCCCGGTGATGAGTTTCTGGGCAACCCTGATTTTTAAGCAGCCGGGTGTGCAGTTTTTGGCCGTCTGGCTGGAGACCATTGTCATCAACTTCCCCATGGCCCTCTGCTGGCAGGTTTTCTTCTGCGGGCCGCTGGTACGGTTTTTATTCCGGACGATTTTTAAGGGGCAGCTTGAAAAGCAGGCGGTGGAATTGCAGGAGTAG
- the fliB gene encoding flagellin lysine-N-methylase, protein MNFQTPETFNTFRCLAGACPDTCCAGWEVVIDPAAEQLYQSAGGAIGKRLRDAMTLDADGDCIFINPTGRCPFLNHKDLCDIHIALGEDALSETCRLYPRFYANYGNLQEAGLSLSCPEAARLMLSDPAPMGFVTSQNDGPTGYEPELDPLFCARMLRARHLGRTLLQNRRFTIFERLALLLQFATRLTALLFISDDAAENTLYTTFSDDKQLSRTLSALRSAPRPEGPKPHDTFEALFRCLGQCEHRQTSFTRQLEKVQAHFRTAPNRFDNAGFQDLHAHYYEHLSVYHLFRYFMDCAWSCEPLLQIQHTALAVLAVYALSQRQWLENSRTLSEKEHQAIFCAYSREIEHSIPNQALLSDHLTRDPELSPPALTGLLMAM, encoded by the coding sequence ATGAATTTTCAAACACCCGAAACCTTTAATACCTTCCGGTGCCTGGCCGGAGCCTGCCCGGATACCTGCTGCGCAGGCTGGGAGGTGGTCATCGACCCGGCCGCCGAACAGCTTTACCAGAGCGCCGGGGGCGCCATCGGCAAGCGGCTCCGGGACGCCATGACCCTGGATGCGGACGGTGACTGCATTTTCATCAACCCGACCGGCCGCTGTCCCTTTCTCAACCATAAAGATCTCTGCGATATCCATATCGCCCTGGGCGAGGACGCCCTGAGCGAGACCTGCCGCCTCTACCCGCGCTTTTATGCGAACTATGGAAACCTCCAGGAGGCGGGCCTTTCCCTGTCCTGCCCAGAGGCCGCCCGGCTCATGCTGTCCGATCCTGCGCCTATGGGCTTTGTGACCTCCCAGAACGACGGACCTACCGGTTACGAGCCTGAGCTCGATCCGCTTTTCTGCGCGCGCATGCTCAGAGCCCGGCACCTTGGCCGTACTCTGCTGCAAAACCGCCGCTTCACAATCTTTGAGCGCCTGGCCCTGCTGCTCCAGTTCGCCACCCGGCTCACCGCCCTGCTGTTTATATCTGATGATGCTGCGGAAAATACCCTGTACACCACCTTTTCGGATGATAAACAGCTTAGCCGTACCCTGTCCGCCCTGCGGAGCGCGCCCCGGCCCGAAGGCCCGAAGCCCCATGATACCTTTGAGGCCCTCTTCCGCTGCCTCGGCCAATGCGAGCACCGTCAGACCAGCTTCACCCGGCAGCTGGAAAAGGTGCAGGCACACTTCAGAACAGCGCCCAACCGGTTCGACAACGCCGGGTTTCAGGACCTTCACGCCCATTATTACGAGCATTTAAGCGTGTACCATCTGTTCCGCTACTTCATGGACTGCGCCTGGTCCTGCGAGCCCCTGCTGCAAATTCAGCACACCGCCCTGGCCGTCCTGGCCGTCTACGCGCTCTCACAGCGCCAATGGCTCGAAAACAGCCGCACCCTGTCCGAAAAGGAGCACCAGGCCATCTTTTGCGCTTACTCCCGCGAAATCGAGCATTCCATCCCAAATCAGGCCCTTCTGAGTGACCACCTGACCCGCGACCCCGAGCTGAGTCCTCCCGCGCTGACGGGGCTGCTGATGGCAATGTGA
- a CDS encoding cytidylate kinase family protein, whose translation MTAGEKMKRYMVFTIGVLINAFGISFITKASLGTSPISSVPYVLSLRFEPTLGEFSFVLNMLFIILEIALLRRSFEKIQLLQIVVNVVFSYFIDFSMLLLGGLNPGNYAMKLVFLLVGCAILAFGITLEVFADVILVPGEGIVNAIAVTFKKPFGSVKVGFDVTLMSTACILSLVFFHGLQGIREGTLISALIVGTVVRFYSKRLAFLKDWLFGARAAAGAAADKPCRCPVITVSRQYGCGGNEVGRRLAGDLKMAFYDDEISRLTAAEGGYTNQYVEKEEQRYTNSLLYDLVASNYAMAPGEVPPLEALFEVQSRVIRALSCQGPCVIIGRCADYVLRDQPDGFHVYLSASLEDRVRRVMAKEQLDEAQARQRIAEKDRERTSHYQHFTGRTWGAAGNYSLSVDTSVFGIEGAAELIEHAFECARKGKENEPELSQPAVCQPESF comes from the coding sequence ATGACCGCAGGAGAAAAAATGAAACGCTATATGGTCTTTACGATTGGGGTGCTCATCAACGCCTTTGGCATCAGCTTTATCACAAAGGCCAGCCTGGGGACCTCGCCGATTTCCAGCGTGCCCTATGTGCTGAGCCTGCGGTTTGAGCCGACGCTGGGTGAATTCTCATTCGTGCTCAACATGCTCTTCATTATTCTGGAGATCGCGCTGCTGCGCAGAAGCTTTGAGAAGATCCAGCTCCTGCAGATTGTGGTGAACGTGGTGTTCAGCTATTTCATTGATTTCAGCATGCTGCTGCTCGGAGGCTTAAACCCGGGGAACTATGCCATGAAGCTTGTGTTTCTGCTGGTCGGCTGCGCGATTCTGGCCTTTGGCATTACACTGGAGGTCTTTGCGGATGTGATCCTGGTGCCGGGCGAGGGGATTGTGAACGCCATCGCGGTGACCTTTAAGAAGCCCTTCGGGTCGGTCAAGGTGGGCTTTGACGTGACGCTGATGTCCACGGCCTGCATTCTGTCGCTGGTCTTTTTTCACGGGCTGCAGGGCATCCGGGAGGGAACGCTGATTTCAGCGCTGATTGTGGGCACGGTGGTCAGGTTTTACAGTAAACGTCTGGCCTTTCTAAAGGACTGGCTTTTTGGCGCGCGGGCGGCAGCCGGTGCGGCGGCGGACAAGCCCTGCCGCTGCCCGGTGATTACCGTCAGCCGGCAGTATGGCTGCGGCGGAAACGAGGTGGGCCGGCGTCTGGCCGGGGATTTGAAGATGGCCTTTTATGACGATGAGATCAGCCGTCTCACGGCCGCTGAGGGCGGCTACACCAACCAGTATGTGGAGAAGGAGGAGCAGCGCTATACCAACAGCCTGCTCTACGACCTGGTGGCCTCCAATTATGCCATGGCGCCCGGAGAGGTGCCGCCGCTGGAGGCTCTGTTTGAAGTCCAGAGCCGGGTGATCCGCGCGCTTTCCTGCCAGGGCCCGTGTGTGATCATCGGGCGCTGCGCCGATTATGTGCTTAGGGACCAGCCGGACGGTTTTCATGTTTACCTCAGCGCCAGCCTGGAGGACCGGGTCCGCCGGGTAATGGCAAAGGAACAGCTGGACGAGGCCCAGGCCAGACAGCGGATCGCGGAAAAGGACCGGGAGCGGACCAGCCATTATCAGCATTTTACCGGACGGACCTGGGGCGCCGCCGGGAATTACAGCCTGTCGGTGGACACCTCGGTTTTTGGCATTGAGGGGGCCGCCGAGTTGATTGAGCACGCCTTTGAGTGTGCCCGGAAAGGAAAAGAAAATGAACCAGAGCTTTCACAACCTGCTGTTTGTCAGCCAGAGTCTTTTTAG
- a CDS encoding MarR family transcriptional regulator, which produces MNQSFHNLLFVSQSLFSKRLYAALQGTGLTSGQPKVLEYLSKNDGSVQKDIAAGCQIEPATVTSLLPRMEAAGLIERRSENGNRRSLYVYLTDKGRADANRIGQAFADLERQAFEDIEDTEREAFMSVLGKICENLNGK; this is translated from the coding sequence ATGAACCAGAGCTTTCACAACCTGCTGTTTGTCAGCCAGAGTCTTTTTAGCAAGCGCCTTTACGCGGCGCTGCAGGGCACGGGCCTGACCTCTGGGCAGCCCAAGGTGCTGGAATACCTGAGCAAAAATGACGGCAGTGTCCAGAAGGACATCGCGGCCGGCTGCCAGATCGAGCCGGCGACGGTCACCAGCCTGCTGCCCCGGATGGAGGCGGCCGGGCTCATCGAAAGACGCTCAGAAAACGGCAACCGCCGGTCCCTGTATGTCTATCTGACGGATAAGGGCAGAGCGGACGCCAACCGGATCGGGCAGGCCTTTGCGGATCTGGAGCGTCAGGCTTTTGAGGATATTGAGGATACGGAGCGCGAAGCGTTTATGTCGGTTTTAGGGAAGATCTGTGAGAACCTGAATGGAAAATAA
- the typA gene encoding translational GTPase TypA, with product MKEEQPIINIAVIAHVDAGKSTLVDALLSQSGVFRDNQEVVDCIMDSNDLERERGITIYSKNCSIMHDHIKINIVDTPGHADFSSEVERILKTVDTVILLVDSSEGPMPQTRFVLNKSLEQGLRPILFINKIDKKDQRAEEVVDMVFDLFVELKANDEQLDFPILYGVAKQGIAKYDMDDDSTDLTPLFETIVKHVGIPEDMSLEPLQMQVSTLGYDDYIGRLGIGRIDKGTIHTGDSLEVCKRDGSFKRVKIGQIFVYRGLSRVEVKEAKAGDIVVVSGIPDIMIGETIGEVDQVQPMELIEIEEPTLSMNFLVNTSPFAGKTGKFVTTRHIKARLEKELEVNVGMTVEPLEGTTEGYRVSGRGELHLSILLENMRREGYEVAVSKPEVIMHRDERGRKLEPVESVIISVPDEYSGTVISKLNVRKGSMVSMAAEEGWTKLEYLVPTRGLLGYQSEFINDTHGEGTLVRRFDSFEPYFGEIPQRQNGVLVSGVTGETMAYSLFNLSDRGTMMVEAGTPVYEGMIIGINNRSDDMVVNPIKNKKMTNTRSSGADEALKLIDPKVFTLEEALEFINDDELVEITPTDIRIRKKILSELDRRRDRRN from the coding sequence ATGAAAGAAGAACAACCGATTATTAATATCGCGGTTATCGCCCACGTTGACGCGGGCAAGTCGACCCTGGTCGACGCGCTGTTGAGCCAGAGCGGCGTTTTCAGGGATAACCAGGAAGTGGTTGACTGTATTATGGACAGCAATGACCTGGAAAGAGAGCGTGGGATCACCATCTATTCCAAAAACTGCTCCATCATGCACGATCACATCAAAATCAACATTGTGGACACTCCGGGCCATGCGGATTTCTCATCGGAGGTCGAACGTATTTTAAAAACAGTTGACACGGTGATTCTGCTGGTGGACTCCAGCGAGGGGCCCATGCCGCAGACCCGCTTTGTGCTCAACAAATCCCTGGAACAGGGGCTGCGCCCCATTCTGTTCATCAACAAGATTGACAAGAAGGACCAGCGCGCCGAGGAAGTGGTCGATATGGTTTTCGACCTCTTTGTGGAGCTGAAGGCCAATGACGAGCAGCTGGACTTCCCGATTCTGTACGGGGTGGCCAAGCAGGGCATTGCCAAATATGACATGGACGATGACAGCACCGACCTGACCCCGCTGTTTGAGACCATTGTGAAGCATGTGGGCATTCCGGAGGATATGAGCCTGGAACCGCTGCAGATGCAGGTTTCCACCCTGGGCTATGACGATTATATCGGCCGTCTGGGCATTGGCCGCATCGACAAGGGCACCATCCACACCGGGGACAGCCTGGAGGTCTGCAAGCGTGACGGCAGCTTTAAACGGGTGAAGATCGGGCAGATCTTTGTGTACCGCGGCCTCTCAAGGGTTGAGGTCAAGGAGGCGAAGGCCGGCGACATCGTGGTGGTTTCCGGGATTCCAGACATTATGATCGGGGAAACCATCGGCGAAGTGGACCAGGTACAGCCCATGGAGCTCATCGAGATCGAGGAGCCGACCCTGTCCATGAACTTCTTAGTCAACACCTCGCCCTTTGCCGGCAAAACCGGTAAATTCGTGACCACCCGCCACATCAAGGCCCGCCTTGAAAAGGAGCTGGAGGTTAACGTCGGGATGACCGTTGAGCCGCTGGAGGGCACCACCGAGGGCTACCGTGTATCGGGCCGCGGCGAGCTGCATTTATCCATTCTGCTTGAGAACATGCGCCGCGAGGGCTATGAGGTGGCGGTTTCCAAGCCAGAGGTTATCATGCACCGCGACGAAAGGGGCCGCAAGCTGGAGCCTGTGGAAAGCGTGATCATCAGCGTCCCGGACGAGTATTCCGGCACGGTGATCTCCAAGCTGAACGTGCGCAAGGGCAGCATGGTGAGCATGGCTGCCGAGGAAGGCTGGACCAAGCTGGAATACCTGGTGCCGACCCGCGGGCTGCTGGGATACCAGAGCGAGTTCATCAACGACACCCACGGCGAGGGCACCCTGGTCCGCCGTTTCGATTCCTTCGAGCCTTATTTCGGAGAGATTCCGCAGCGCCAGAACGGCGTGCTGGTTTCCGGCGTCACCGGCGAGACCATGGCCTACTCACTGTTTAACCTGAGCGACCGCGGCACCATGATGGTGGAGGCGGGCACACCGGTTTACGAGGGTATGATCATCGGCATCAACAACCGCAGCGACGACATGGTCGTCAATCCCATCAAAAACAAAAAGATGACCAATACCCGTTCCTCCGGAGCGGACGAAGCCTTAAAGCTCATTGATCCCAAGGTCTTTACCTTAGAGGAAGCCCTGGAATTCATCAATGACGACGAGCTGGTTGAGATCACCCCGACGGATATCCGTATCCGCAAGAAGATTTTATCCGAGCTTGACCGGAGAAGAGACCGGCGAAACTAA
- a CDS encoding AI-2E family transporter → MVFKKKNMKDYILLITYAVCLLMALVNIQYIWNGLGILVDIVMPMLIGIGIAFVLNIPMSFFERYVFKFMNRIRGRRLREKGKRAAAMVLTFIFIGLLITGVVTFVIPQLQKSIEMLITKFPGYVASFNLLVNQVLEWLHLPEDAWNQLSSQWQDLFPKISSSLIGAMPEIVNTTVSITQGVFNFLMGFIISVYMLADKERLLALKDKLMYAYIPDRARLFINEVGHTANQTFHGFIAGQITEAFILGTLCAAGLAILRVPYALLIGVLVGVTSIIPIFGAFLGAVPSGLILLVVKPVYCLIFIVYIICLQQVESNVIYPKVVGTSVGISGLWVLIGMLLGGSFFGFTGMILGIPGFAVLYSVVRTLTNARIARKQAAERRETIEVKDLEDS, encoded by the coding sequence ATGGTATTTAAGAAGAAAAATATGAAGGATTATATCCTCCTGATCACCTATGCGGTCTGCCTGCTCATGGCGCTGGTCAACATCCAATATATCTGGAACGGCCTGGGCATTCTGGTGGATATTGTCATGCCCATGCTCATCGGAATCGGGATCGCCTTTGTGCTCAACATTCCCATGAGCTTTTTCGAGCGCTATGTCTTTAAGTTCATGAACCGGATCCGGGGCAGGCGGCTGAGGGAAAAGGGCAAGCGGGCCGCGGCCATGGTGCTCACCTTTATCTTTATCGGCCTGCTGATCACCGGAGTGGTCACCTTTGTGATCCCCCAGCTCCAGAAAAGTATTGAGATGCTCATCACCAAATTTCCGGGCTATGTGGCCAGCTTTAACCTGCTGGTCAACCAGGTGCTGGAATGGCTGCACCTGCCCGAGGACGCCTGGAACCAGCTCTCGAGCCAGTGGCAGGACCTGTTCCCCAAAATCAGCAGCAGCCTGATCGGGGCCATGCCGGAGATTGTCAACACGACGGTCAGCATCACCCAGGGCGTGTTCAACTTTCTCATGGGCTTTATCATCTCGGTCTATATGCTGGCCGACAAGGAACGCCTGCTGGCGCTGAAGGATAAGCTCATGTACGCCTATATCCCGGACAGGGCCAGGCTGTTTATCAACGAGGTGGGCCACACGGCCAACCAGACCTTCCACGGCTTTATCGCCGGACAGATCACCGAGGCCTTTATCCTGGGCACGCTGTGCGCCGCCGGGCTGGCCATTCTGCGGGTGCCCTACGCGCTGCTCATCGGCGTGCTGGTGGGTGTGACGAGTATTATCCCCATCTTCGGGGCTTTTCTGGGCGCAGTGCCCAGCGGGCTGATTCTGCTGGTGGTCAAGCCGGTGTACTGCCTGATCTTTATTGTTTACATCATCTGCCTGCAGCAGGTGGAGAGCAATGTGATCTACCCCAAGGTGGTGGGCACCTCGGTGGGGATTTCGGGCCTGTGGGTGCTGATCGGCATGCTGCTGGGCGGCAGCTTCTTCGGCTTTACGGGCATGATCCTGGGCATACCGGGCTTCGCGGTGCTGTACTCAGTGGTGCGCACCCTGACCAATGCCCGCATCGCCAGAAAGCAGGCGGCCGAGCGGCGCGAGACCATCGAGGTGAAGGATTTGGAAGATTCATAA
- a CDS encoding rhodanese-like domain-containing protein, producing the protein MSRELKSIEPDELEALLEKNDGNTVLLDIRDKMEIHNEFEDQANVVNIPLKLLPSQLEALAPFKDKTIVLVCRSGMRASRAQKLLAQKGFKDLRVLKGGVVLWERFKNHS; encoded by the coding sequence ATGAGTCGGGAATTAAAAAGTATTGAACCGGACGAATTGGAGGCTTTACTGGAAAAAAATGATGGAAACACCGTCTTATTGGATATTCGGGACAAAATGGAAATTCACAATGAGTTTGAGGATCAGGCGAATGTGGTGAACATTCCGCTCAAGCTTTTGCCCTCGCAGCTGGAGGCCCTCGCGCCTTTTAAGGATAAGACCATTGTGCTGGTGTGCCGGTCGGGCATGCGGGCGTCCAGAGCCCAGAAGCTGCTGGCCCAGAAGGGCTTTAAGGACCTGCGGGTGCTGAAGGGCGGCGTGGTGCTCTGGGAAAGGTTTAAGAACCATTCATAA